AATGTTGAGGTTAAATATGGTGGTGTTTCAGAATCAAATGAAGAGTCGATACCACAAACGCTTCTTGCTCTTTTAATAGCCGTATTCATTATCTATTTTGTACTTGTTTTCCACTACAAGAAGATCAGTCTGGCGAACTTGACGCTGGCATCCACCGTTCTTTGCTTTTTCGGTGCAGCATTTGGAATATGGGTAACTGGATTTGAATTCGGAATGACCTCTGTTCTAGGATTTGTATGTCTTATCGGTATTGTAATGAGAAATGGAATTATCCTTTTTGACTATGCTGATAAGCTTAGGAAAACCGAAAAAATGACAGTAAAAGAAGCTGCATTAGAAGCTGGAAGAAGAAGAATGCGGCCGATTGTACTTACTTCAGTAGCCGCATCGGTTGGCGTAATTACAATGTTGGTCGTTGGGAGTCCGCTTTGGGGGCCAATGGCAGCTATCATCTGCTTCGGCGCACTGTTCTCCATGGTCTTTATATTAACAATCCTGCCTGTCTCTTATTGGCTCGTATACAGAAAACAGGATACTAAAATCATAAAATAATGAAATCTGTTCACTATATATTTTTTGCTCTTTTCTTTTTGGTTACAAGTGTTGCATCAGCACAGACAACCTATACGTTAGAGCAATGCAAAGAACTCACGTTAAAGAATAATAATGCTTTAAAAGCTGACCGTTTGTCTATAGAAGAAGCATCACTAACGACAAAAGAGGCTTTTACAAACTATTTTCCAAAAGTTAGTGCATTTGGATTAGGATATCACCTAAAGGAAGGGATGATCGGTAAAGAATCCGCAGAAATGATAAACATGCTTGGTTCAAGTTTTCCCGGAATGCCCAATGTAAGGGACAGGAGAAATGGATATATGCTGGGTATATCTTTAGAACAACCAGTCTTTACTGGAGGGCAAATTTACTACGGAAATAAATTAGCAGAGTTGGGGGAAGAAACCAGTAAATATCAAGTTCAGGAAGCTGAAAAAAATATACTGGTCAATGTAGAACAATACTACTGGACCCTAGTAGCTTTATATGAGAAACGCAAGACTATTCAAGTAATGAAAAATCTAGCTGACAATCTATTCAGTGACGTGAAAGTTGCTGTAGATGCAGGTGTGACAAATAGGAATGATCTACTACAGGTACAGTTGAAACAAAATGAGATAAAGACAAGTAGTGTGGAGCTAGAAAACAGCATCAGCTTATTAAAAATTCAGCTTGCACAATTAATGAACGTAGATGGTGGTCAATTCGAAATTGAAACCAAGGATCAAGAGTATATTTCCAATCCCGTTACTCTGCTTGTGGATCATAACCAGGCCGTAACAAATACGAATATGCACAAGCTCCTAAGTAAAAACATTGAAGCGAAACAACTGGAAAAGAAAATAGAACGTGGCAAATTGCTTCCATACTTTGGTGTTGGAGCTGGCTATTACCAATACAATGATATTTTCAAAAATACAAATCCGTCCACTATGGTTCATGCAACTTTATCACTTCCCATTTCAGACTGGTGGGGAGGTTCTTACAATCTCCGTAAAAAGCAAACTCAGATAGACAGGGCAGAATACGAGAAAACAGATACTGATCAAAAGCTTTTTGTCATGTTCCAGAGTTATTGGAACAAATTAAATGAAAATTACAACAAGATATTATTGGCTAAACAGGCCATAGAGACAGCCGAGGAAAATGTGAGGATAAACAAAGATCAATACCAGAATGGCCTGAGCATCTTAAGCGATCTTATTGATGCCCAGTCGCTATTACAACAGAGTAGAGATCAGCACACGGAAGCATATACAGGATTTCTAGTTGCCAGGTATCTATATCTGAGAGAAACTGGAAGATAAAATTATAAAACAATGAATAAAAGCAATTTTAAAAAGACACTTGGTTTTATATTTTTTGGCATTACGATTATATGCTGGGTTGGTGCACCTATACTGCCGTTTACTGATATTCCCAATAAGGCAATTGTGACAACAACGGTGGTTATTGTCGGAGAGGTATTTTTTGTATCTGCTATTGCACTTCTTGGAAAAGAATATTGGGGTAAAATAAAGCAGTGGTTCAAAAACTTATTCAGTAAGGAAACCAAAGAAAACTAAAAACTTATAGAGATTAAAACATTTTAAATGGTTTACTAATCAATAAAAAAAACATGCAACAGAGCGTAAATTTTAGCGTAATATTTTTGACAGCATTTCTATTTTTTATCTGCTCAGCTTACGGACAGACCAATGAAGACAAATTTACAGGGAAGTGGCTTTCAAAGGATAAAATGATAGTTGAAGTCTACAAGGCGGGAAAAGGTTTTAATATAAAGCAACTAGAATCTCCTAAACCTAAAGAAAAGAAAAATAATGGAAAAGTTGTTGCTAAGAACATCCTTGAAACATCAAAAGGCGAATATAAGGGTACTTCAATTGATCTGACTGATGACAAGGAATATCAAAGTATCTGGATTATCAGTGATGAGGGAAAGAGCTTAACTTTCAAACTTAAATGGGGTTTTATTTGGCATAGCGAAAGTTGGACAAAATTCTAGACTTAATAAAATTTATATGATTGTACAGGATAATTTAAATGATTTAGGAAATGATTTTGTATAACAATAGGCGTTGTATATTAATTGCTTTTTTGTTTTTTTTTAGCAACCATGCATTTTCTCAAGACACTTTAAGTAATAGCTATAGAGATAAAATAGAGGTCACTACTTCATTTGGAGTAAGTATCCCACGTTCAGATTTTATGAAGCATAGTAACATTGGTATAAGAACCATGACTGGTTTTCAATATCGGTATAACAAGAGTATATTCTTCAGAGCAGTATATGAGATATCACTCTACAGTTTTACAAATACTAGGTCGGTTGATGGGTTTTCCATTGTAAACAAAGGTAATCGATCTTCAATTGGAGCATTCACAGATGCTGGGCTAAATAAAAGTATGGGAGACAGATTTGAAATTGGAGGGTTTGCGGGGTTTGGTGTTTTGTGGCTGACAAGCTCCTTTACCGAGGTTCAAGGAAGTATTGCCAGTATTAATACGCAGTCGAAAACAAAAGCTTATGAAACTTATCGATTGGGTGGTTTTGTATCATATCGTGTTAATAGGAAATTTGTTACTTATGTCGAATTGCAACATTTCAACGCTCTACGACGATCTCATGTATTTGGAAGTAAGCTTGGTGGTACCAATATAGCCTTAGGTTTTCGTACGAATTTGAGAAATCAAAAAAGATGATAGAACGCCAGTATTAGCTCTGCGTAACAAAAAAAATAAAAGATTATGGATAAAGTAAATTCACAAAAAATAAAGATTAACTGTTCGGTAGAGCAGGTTGTAGATATTTTTTTTCAGCTACATAACGAACTCTATTTCGAGGGTAAGCCGTTAATTGGCGGCAATCCGGAAGATTTGGCGAGAATAATTACGAACTCTTTTCTAGATAATGAAGGCAAGGCATTAGATCCCTCTTGGATTAAGAAAATGTTAGTTCCACCCACACCTAGTAGGGAGTATAAGATATTTATAATGTAACTCCTCAAGTTAGTATATGTCAGACAAATTATGAGCTAGCGACTCAATAATGTCGAATAATTATAATCTAAAGTAGGAAAGGCAATTGAATAATGATAGTAAATAATAAAATCGGGATTACGCTTTCAGGAGGTGGGTTTAGAGGAATAGCTCACCTCGGTGTTCTCCAATATATGGAAGAGTTAGGAATCTCATTTGATGCTATTTCAGGTGCAAGTGCAGGTGCACTTATTGGGGCATTTATTGCTGAAGGCTACACTCCTGTTGAGATTTTCAAATTTGCAAAAACAGAAAACTTTTTCAACTACTCTGATTTATTTCAAGGTAATGGAGGATTATTCAGTCCAGATATATTTGAAAGGATTATTACTAAATATATTCCTCATGACAGTTTTGAGCAGCTCAAAGTCCCATTATATGTTTCCGTAACTGATCTTAGCAATGCTCGGTCTTTAGTGTTCAATCAGGGTTCACTAAGTTTTGCAATTAAATCTTCATGTTGTTTTCCGATGGTTTTTATTCCAGTCAATTATAATAATGATACAATATTATGTGACGGGGGTATACTCAATAATTTTCCTGTTGAGCATATAAATGCAACGTGTGGAAAGAGTGTCGGTGTGGATGTAAATTCTATTGAGCTTACTAAGGGGGAATTGGGATATGGTGAAATTATGAATCGGATTATCCGAATAATAACTTCAAAAATAGATAAAGATGGAGCAAATTACTGTGACGTTTTTATACAGCCTGGAGAACTTCGAAAGTTTTCTACTTTCGACACCAAACATATGGATGAAATATATCAAATAGGATATGAATATGCCAAAAAATTTCAAGATGATTTACTGTCTTTAATGGAGGGTAATAACAGATCAATGCCATGATTTAGTGAACCATTATTTCTTGGCAGAAGTTAAATCTAGTTTCATAACTCATAAATGGCAACAATATAATAGATGAAAAAATACTGTTATGACAAATTACAGCAGCTAAATGATCACCTAAATGATTTATCATGCGATAAAACAATGTTACTCGCAGAAGACGCAATTGAAATTGCCCAAAAAAAACTGAATGAGGTAAAGGAGTTTATCATAGACCGAGGTTTTAAGGATATGAATGAGGAAATCTGTTTTTTTAAGAAGATAAAACCGCAGTTTGTTGCCAAGTTAATTTATTACAATGGTATTTATAAAATCGAAGCTAAAATACCTTATGGCGGAGAAAAAGCAACGAGAAAATACTTAAAAAATGAGATTACCAAATTAAAGCGATATTTTGATAATAATCTGGAATTTTACAGATATTATAAAACAAATAGCACTTATCTAGATGATAAATATTTTTTGCGAGGGAAATATGACATCAAACTTAGCTTAGATACTTACTATTTTGAGACAGACCATAGCTTTTGTACTAGCCATGACTATAAAGTTGCAAAAATTTTAGCAAATGATCTTATTCAACTATATATTGAAGATAGGATTTTTAGACTTTCGAACATATTAACTACAAAAAATCCACAAGAATCTCTGAATTGGACAGGAAGTAAGGCAGCGCTGGTTGAGCTTATTTATGCTTTGCAGGCGCAAGGAGTATTAGATCATGGGCATGCTGATATTAAACAGATATCAAGAGCATTTTCAAGGATGTTAAATATAGATCTTGGAGATTTTTATCACACTTATCTAGAGCTACGAAACAGAAAAATCAATAAAACTAAGTTTTTAGACTCTCTTCGAGATGGGTTAAGCAAAAAAATGGATGAACAAGATGATAGATCAGAAAATATATGATATTTGGTTAAAATGTATTTTTAATAGTTCTGTTTTTTGTTATTGAAGCATTTAATTCTGGAGGTTTAATTTCATTTTGATTATCTGCTTGTGTCTTCGACTGGGGAGCGATAGATAATTGTATCTTTCTTTCCACGGCAGCCAATTCCGTTTTGAGTTCGCTCAATCGGCTTTCCTTAGACCAAGTACTGCCCACTACTTCTTGAAGAATAGGCAGGTCTTTTTGAATTTCCGCAATCTTCTTTTGTTCCTGGTCAATATAGCCGGGCAGTTTTTCCAATGCCCTCAAAAAGTTCAATGATGCGGTTTCGGGTTCTTTCGCCATTAAACCGTTGTTGTAGGTATATTTGATATTGCCCTCTCCCTGTACCAAAAAGCGGTTTACCCGAATATCCACGCCCTCTTTTTCGGACATTTCGGTTTTAACCAATAAGGTAAATCCGTACAGGCTTCCTATTTCTTCATATTGACCTCCGGTGCGGGCTTTGTCCGCAAGCTGGTTGAGTTTTGCACCGACTTGTTTTATATCCGCATTAGGCTGCAAGCCGTCCAACTGAACAGGGTTTGCAATAGTGCCATCAGAACGCTTTTGTATGCGTTGCTGTAAATTTTTCCAATCGAGGTTCATTCTATTTAAGCGTGATTGCGTACTATCCAGCAATTCCGTAAAGTCTTGCAATTTGTATTTGGCACTGAATTTAGAACGGTTGAATGCCTGTTTTTCGCTTTCCAATCCAGCAATTTGTTTTTCTAATTTCGCTTTATCCAACAAATCAGTATTTCCCGAAAGGATAGCCACGTATTCTGAAAAGTTCATTCCTGATTTTTCATCCATACTGCCCTCGTCAATGGTTCGTTTGCCGAGATTGTTGTTTTTTAATTGGTCAATGAATAGCTGTTTATTGTACAACAGATTGAACTTATAACTATCTAATGATTTTTCTACGGCATAGATAATCACATCTACCTTGTTGTCGGCAAAGAATTTAGCAATCTCATTGCCCTTACGAACAGCTCTGCCATCCCTTTGGGCAAGGTCGCTCGGTCGCCACGGTGTATCTAAATGATGAATGGCAACGGCTCTTTTCTGTGCATTGACACCTGTACCCAGCATACTTGTAGAACCGAATAGCACACGGATTTTACCCTCATTCATTCCTTTAATCAATTCCTTACGTTGCTTATCATTCTTGGCTTCTTGTATAAAACGGATTTCGTTTGCAGGTATGCCGTGGTCTTCCAAGAGCTTGCGTTTAATTTCGGAGTACACGTTCCATTCGATGGGCTTGTAGGTTCCCAAATCAGAGAAAACAAACTGTGTTCCTTTCTGTGCGTTGTATTGGTTGTAATACTTGGCAATGTTTGCTGCACAATGCGAAGCCTTGTTGTCGGGGTGGTCTTCGTACATACCACTTACCATACGCATATCGAGCGACATCTTACGGGCGTAATCCGTAGCAATAAGCATCTTTGCTTTTTCTTCTGTTGGAGATAAGGGCGGTCTTCCGAGTAAAGTTGCATCACCGGACTTCGCAAACGCCATTAGTTTTTGGATAAATTCAGCTTGGTCTG
The nucleotide sequence above comes from Flavobacterium branchiarum. Encoded proteins:
- a CDS encoding patatin-like phospholipase family protein; its protein translation is MIVNNKIGITLSGGGFRGIAHLGVLQYMEELGISFDAISGASAGALIGAFIAEGYTPVEIFKFAKTENFFNYSDLFQGNGGLFSPDIFERIITKYIPHDSFEQLKVPLYVSVTDLSNARSLVFNQGSLSFAIKSSCCFPMVFIPVNYNNDTILCDGGILNNFPVEHINATCGKSVGVDVNSIELTKGELGYGEIMNRIIRIITSKIDKDGANYCDVFIQPGELRKFSTFDTKHMDEIYQIGYEYAKKFQDDLLSLMEGNNRSMP
- a CDS encoding DUF2147 domain-containing protein, giving the protein MQQSVNFSVIFLTAFLFFICSAYGQTNEDKFTGKWLSKDKMIVEVYKAGKGFNIKQLESPKPKEKKNNGKVVAKNILETSKGEYKGTSIDLTDDKEYQSIWIISDEGKSLTFKLKWGFIWHSESWTKF
- a CDS encoding TolC family protein, which codes for MKSVHYIFFALFFLVTSVASAQTTYTLEQCKELTLKNNNALKADRLSIEEASLTTKEAFTNYFPKVSAFGLGYHLKEGMIGKESAEMINMLGSSFPGMPNVRDRRNGYMLGISLEQPVFTGGQIYYGNKLAELGEETSKYQVQEAEKNILVNVEQYYWTLVALYEKRKTIQVMKNLADNLFSDVKVAVDAGVTNRNDLLQVQLKQNEIKTSSVELENSISLLKIQLAQLMNVDGGQFEIETKDQEYISNPVTLLVDHNQAVTNTNMHKLLSKNIEAKQLEKKIERGKLLPYFGVGAGYYQYNDIFKNTNPSTMVHATLSLPISDWWGGSYNLRKKQTQIDRAEYEKTDTDQKLFVMFQSYWNKLNENYNKILLAKQAIETAEENVRINKDQYQNGLSILSDLIDAQSLLQQSRDQHTEAYTGFLVARYLYLRETGR
- a CDS encoding transporter suffix domain-containing protein, giving the protein MNKSNFKKTLGFIFFGITIICWVGAPILPFTDIPNKAIVTTTVVIVGEVFFVSAIALLGKEYWGKIKQWFKNLFSKETKEN
- a CDS encoding RteC domain-containing protein is translated as MKKYCYDKLQQLNDHLNDLSCDKTMLLAEDAIEIAQKKLNEVKEFIIDRGFKDMNEEICFFKKIKPQFVAKLIYYNGIYKIEAKIPYGGEKATRKYLKNEITKLKRYFDNNLEFYRYYKTNSTYLDDKYFLRGKYDIKLSLDTYYFETDHSFCTSHDYKVAKILANDLIQLYIEDRIFRLSNILTTKNPQESLNWTGSKAALVELIYALQAQGVLDHGHADIKQISRAFSRMLNIDLGDFYHTYLELRNRKINKTKFLDSLRDGLSKKMDEQDDRSENI